A window from Leptospira meyeri encodes these proteins:
- the recR gene encoding recombination mediator RecR yields the protein MEDFLLSDPQFQKLIQSFSSLPGIGKKSATRIGFHILRMDPTTFRAWLSNIEEAKNKLRFCDECGGLTEDSVCSICLSDRRDNGILCVVEQPEDIFFIENTKEYVGKYHVLNGAISPLDGIGPDQLRIRQLMQRLEDGGIKEVLIATNPTLEGDATASYLSTVIKPMEIKITRIAHGITIGGTLEYSDQYTLGKAIKSRLTL from the coding sequence ATGGAGGATTTCCTCCTGTCTGATCCACAATTTCAAAAACTAATCCAATCCTTTTCTAGTCTTCCGGGAATTGGAAAAAAAAGTGCGACAAGAATCGGATTTCATATTTTACGAATGGATCCTACTACCTTTCGCGCTTGGTTGTCCAATATTGAAGAAGCAAAAAACAAACTTCGATTTTGTGATGAATGTGGTGGTCTTACTGAAGATTCTGTATGTTCCATTTGTCTATCGGACAGAAGAGACAACGGAATTCTCTGTGTCGTAGAACAACCAGAAGATATTTTCTTTATCGAAAACACAAAAGAATATGTTGGTAAGTACCACGTTCTCAATGGTGCCATTTCACCTTTAGATGGGATTGGTCCGGACCAATTACGAATTCGCCAACTAATGCAGAGGTTAGAGGATGGGGGAATCAAGGAAGTTCTGATCGCTACTAATCCGACACTTGAAGGTGACGCTACTGCATCCTATCTTTCCACTGTGATCAAACCAATGGAAATTAAAATTACAAGGATTGCTCATGGAATTACGATAGGTGGCACTTTGGAATATTCTGATCAATACACTTTGGGAAAAGCAATCAAATCCAGACTTACGCTTTAA
- a CDS encoding nucleoside deaminase, with product MEAFESFLGRYTEAITNHPEEIPSYSEIITRDGNLVSSAFNSVEQTLNPTKHSEILAIEEALSKTEGRYLSDHILITALEPCLLCAGAILRVKIPEVIYFVPAKPGEGISSYTTESIYLLNHFPKCTLIPRSHIKFEFLSFFKEKR from the coding sequence GTGGAAGCTTTCGAATCGTTTCTTGGCCGCTATACAGAAGCCATTACTAACCACCCAGAAGAAATTCCCTCATATTCAGAAATCATCACTCGAGATGGAAACCTAGTTTCTTCTGCGTTTAATTCCGTCGAACAAACATTAAATCCAACAAAACACAGCGAAATTTTAGCAATCGAAGAAGCTCTTTCAAAAACAGAAGGTCGATATCTTTCTGATCATATTTTAATTACAGCTCTCGAACCTTGTTTACTTTGTGCAGGTGCCATATTGAGGGTAAAAATTCCAGAAGTGATTTATTTTGTTCCGGCAAAACCAGGGGAAGGAATTTCTTCTTATACCACCGAATCTATTTACTTGTTGAATCACTTTCCAAAGTGCACCCTCATCCCGAGATCCCACATAAAATTTGAATTTCTTAGTTTTTTCAAAGAGAAAAGGTAG
- a CDS encoding class I SAM-dependent RNA methyltransferase, producing the protein MEKLRIKLEKWVNGGFCLAHHDGHAVFVEGGIPGELVDISLYKTGKKEWFGTVSAVIESSEARIPSDCSVFMECGGCSYRHISYQDEIQIKTTLLEAMFPEWKGKLEIVTGPENEYRNNVQWQNNGKDIGYFAKNSHRVVNESQFVCKTVDKRLLWEGVPQEIKKSVAKQKSIQLRLSSKSVVNYERDQTEVNIFNTKLKVPERGFFQINRFLLQPWLEKIKFLLPDSAQILELFCGCGTIGISIREKIASLYGMESHEKSIRYARENAKINNALQFEYEVCDLYQKHLPKHTAKFPIWVVNPPRAGLSEGIVESASLFSPKQIVYSSCNPSTLKRDITKLEMIGYRLEYLGLFDFFPRTQHYEVLVSLKKINNSQT; encoded by the coding sequence ATGGAAAAGTTGCGGATAAAACTGGAAAAGTGGGTGAATGGTGGTTTTTGTTTGGCCCACCATGATGGTCATGCTGTCTTTGTTGAGGGCGGAATTCCTGGAGAATTGGTAGACATAAGTCTTTACAAAACAGGAAAAAAAGAATGGTTTGGAACTGTTTCGGCGGTCATTGAATCTTCTGAAGCGAGAATTCCCTCAGATTGTTCCGTTTTTATGGAATGCGGTGGTTGCAGTTACCGCCATATCTCCTACCAGGACGAAATCCAAATCAAAACAACTCTTTTAGAAGCCATGTTTCCTGAATGGAAAGGGAAACTAGAAATAGTGACCGGGCCAGAAAACGAGTATCGAAACAATGTGCAATGGCAAAACAATGGGAAGGATATTGGATATTTCGCAAAAAATAGCCACCGAGTTGTCAATGAATCTCAATTTGTTTGTAAAACTGTCGATAAACGATTGTTATGGGAAGGGGTCCCGCAAGAAATTAAAAAATCTGTAGCAAAACAAAAATCGATCCAACTTAGACTTTCTTCCAAATCAGTTGTTAATTATGAACGAGACCAAACAGAAGTTAATATTTTTAATACAAAACTAAAAGTTCCCGAACGAGGTTTCTTTCAAATTAATAGGTTTCTATTGCAGCCTTGGCTTGAAAAAATCAAATTCCTCTTACCAGATTCGGCTCAAATTTTAGAGCTTTTCTGTGGTTGTGGTACCATTGGAATTTCAATTCGGGAAAAAATCGCATCTTTGTATGGAATGGAATCACATGAAAAAAGCATTCGTTATGCAAGAGAAAATGCGAAGATAAACAATGCGTTGCAGTTTGAATATGAAGTCTGTGATTTGTATCAAAAACATCTACCAAAACATACGGCAAAGTTTCCAATTTGGGTTGTGAATCCACCGAGAGCAGGTCTTTCTGAAGGAATTGTTGAATCTGCTTCTTTATTTTCACCAAAACAAATTGTTTATTCTAGCTGTAATCCAAGTACTTTGAAGAGAGACATTACAAAACTAGAAATGATAGGGTATCGATTGGAATATTTAGGTTTGTTTGATTTTTTCCCAAGAACTCAACATTATGAAGTTCTCGTGAGTTTAAAAAAAATAAACAACTCACAAACCTAA
- a CDS encoding substrate-binding periplasmic protein, whose protein sequence is MSPLLRIQFIGLVSLWAFFSSASISAEPSQVLEKIKKTKTLTVSVNEFYDPFYIENPNPNFPGLDVELAQEYAKFLDVDLKIIPLRTFDQHARMLEKGDTQIAMAGISSSINRFRDVYFTDPYLISTPAALVNRTALPPEPEGQIVTVQLFRNLNDLTNITGISYSVLANSSNHQFLRDAFPKAQIFSYFTNEAALNELKKNNVNAFVADSFYIQALLQKDSSLRENYLPILGVVQEDHISMATAKRDVEFLYNLNFFIKELKRTGKIQGLINKYFKSNQWVKKE, encoded by the coding sequence ATGTCACCTCTTCTAAGGATTCAATTTATCGGGTTAGTTTCCCTATGGGCATTTTTTTCTTCCGCTTCAATTTCTGCTGAACCAAGCCAGGTTTTGGAAAAAATTAAAAAAACCAAAACTCTGACTGTTTCAGTAAATGAATTTTATGATCCATTTTATATTGAAAATCCTAACCCGAACTTTCCGGGACTAGATGTGGAACTTGCCCAAGAATATGCAAAATTTTTAGATGTGGATTTAAAAATTATCCCTCTTCGGACTTTTGATCAACATGCAAGAATGTTAGAGAAAGGTGATACACAAATTGCAATGGCAGGGATTTCATCTTCTATCAATCGTTTTAGAGATGTATATTTTACTGATCCTTATTTGATTTCGACACCTGCTGCTTTGGTGAATCGAACAGCACTTCCGCCAGAACCAGAAGGCCAGATTGTTACTGTCCAACTGTTTCGTAATTTAAATGACCTAACAAATATTACAGGTATATCCTATTCCGTACTGGCAAATAGTTCCAATCATCAATTTTTACGAGATGCTTTTCCTAAAGCGCAAATCTTTTCATATTTCACAAATGAAGCAGCGCTAAATGAATTAAAAAAAAATAACGTGAATGCCTTCGTAGCAGATTCATTTTACATTCAAGCACTCTTACAAAAAGATTCTTCACTTCGCGAAAACTATTTACCTATCCTCGGAGTTGTACAGGAAGATCATATAAGTATGGCTACGGCCAAACGAGATGTAGAATTTCTTTATAACTTAAATTTTTTTATCAAGGAACTGAAGCGGACTGGCAAAATTCAAGGATTGATAAACAAATATTTTAAATCCAATCAATGGGTTAAAAAAGAATAA
- a CDS encoding YbaB/EbfC family nucleoid-associated protein, whose translation MFDQMKQMREAFSQLGNIKEKQEELSKRLAQIRVTASAGAGMVEVTASADGTLTNLNINPIMFNADDKKMLEDLILSATNEVQRKAKETMAHEMKNVLGFNPSDFEGVFNQIQKDGGFPPV comes from the coding sequence ATTTTTGACCAAATGAAACAAATGCGAGAAGCTTTTTCGCAACTCGGCAATATCAAAGAAAAACAAGAAGAACTGTCTAAACGTCTCGCTCAGATTCGGGTTACTGCTTCTGCTGGTGCAGGTATGGTAGAAGTAACAGCATCTGCAGATGGCACACTCACTAATCTCAACATCAATCCCATTATGTTTAATGCAGATGATAAAAAGATGTTAGAAGATTTAATTCTTTCTGCCACCAATGAAGTACAAAGAAAAGCAAAAGAAACTATGGCACATGAAATGAAAAATGTTCTCGGCTTCAATCCCAGTGACTTCGAGGGAGTATTCAACCAAATCCAAAAGGATGGAGGATTTCCTCCTGTCTGA
- a CDS encoding YgaP family membrane protein, which translates to MFQNMGLYDRIIRVVVGLVLGGLYLGGVVEGTTAIVLFAIGLVMIATSAIGFCPAYLPFKITTKEK; encoded by the coding sequence ATGTTTCAAAATATGGGTCTTTATGACAGAATCATTCGAGTAGTCGTCGGCTTGGTATTAGGTGGTCTTTATTTAGGCGGGGTTGTAGAAGGAACAACAGCAATCGTTTTGTTTGCTATCGGCCTTGTAATGATCGCAACTTCAGCCATCGGATTTTGCCCAGCTTACCTTCCATTTAAAATCACTACAAAAGAAAAATAA
- a CDS encoding OmpA family protein: MPYSFFSKYNSNLKSNLLSSDGLNFRTSLTEGGIYTQYGYPTRPLENAFSKNRAINGGYANLEYSQFRLLNMDDLVWGNMRSADISEIIIRSKKTIIQYLLNLNFSFVPFYRFAFIFVLFSNSVYSQTQDGEPTLIVAPIQGPINTEFQEFGPTMTPDAKTLYFYSKRSSKGYTEIFKSERKKDGTWDFPEEVDVLNSPFDDQSPFISRDGKTLLLSSNRDGSVEVMLPDGKVGISRDLYVSNWNGKEWNQPVALPAPINTEEIEENPHLLGDTLLFTRYPFGKPNLAKVYFSQFKDEKWSTPKRLASPINDNYATIAAAFNDDGSILFFSSNRPGGYGGFDLYMAKIDGDSFKDIENLGAPINSSDDEAYIVFQQVKKTFLFCRKVEGRSFDLFTASVPKQENIVQKKLEETKKISLDSVYFERASSVLKPESSVSLDAIVDYLHENSDKRMKIIGHTDLTGNFEDNMVLSKERADSVKQYLVSKGVDPKRLLTDGKGPTQPMVQGTDEVSSKKNRRTEFVLIDP, encoded by the coding sequence ATGCCCTATTCCTTTTTCTCAAAATACAATTCAAATCTTAAATCAAACCTTCTATCCTCTGATGGACTTAATTTTAGGACATCACTCACTGAAGGAGGGATTTATACGCAATACGGATATCCCACCCGTCCGCTGGAAAATGCGTTCAGCAAAAACAGGGCAATAAATGGCGGTTATGCGAATCTCGAATATTCCCAGTTCCGTTTGCTTAATATGGATGACCTAGTTTGGGGAAATATGCGTAGTGCAGATATTTCCGAGATTATCATCCGATCGAAAAAAACAATCATTCAATATTTACTGAATTTGAATTTTTCCTTTGTTCCATTTTATCGATTCGCATTCATTTTCGTTTTGTTTTCCAATTCTGTTTATAGCCAAACACAAGACGGCGAACCGACTTTGATTGTGGCTCCGATCCAAGGCCCCATCAATACAGAATTCCAAGAATTTGGTCCGACGATGACTCCCGATGCTAAAACTTTATATTTTTATTCGAAACGTTCCAGTAAGGGTTATACGGAAATTTTCAAATCAGAAAGGAAAAAAGATGGGACTTGGGATTTTCCAGAAGAAGTAGATGTTTTAAATTCTCCTTTTGATGACCAAAGTCCTTTTATCTCTCGCGATGGAAAAACTCTTTTGTTATCCTCAAATCGAGATGGATCCGTAGAAGTAATGTTACCTGATGGGAAAGTAGGAATTTCTAGAGACTTATATGTTTCCAATTGGAATGGAAAAGAATGGAACCAACCAGTGGCGTTGCCTGCTCCGATCAACACTGAGGAAATAGAAGAAAATCCGCATCTTTTGGGAGATACTTTACTTTTTACAAGGTATCCTTTTGGTAAACCAAATCTTGCAAAAGTGTATTTTAGCCAATTCAAAGATGAAAAGTGGTCTACGCCAAAACGGTTAGCATCACCAATTAATGATAATTATGCGACTATTGCTGCAGCCTTTAATGATGATGGTAGTATTTTGTTTTTTTCATCGAATCGGCCTGGTGGTTACGGCGGGTTTGATTTATATATGGCAAAAATAGATGGGGATTCGTTTAAGGATATTGAGAATTTAGGTGCTCCCATCAACTCAAGTGATGACGAAGCTTATATTGTCTTCCAGCAGGTGAAAAAAACATTTTTGTTTTGTAGAAAAGTGGAAGGAAGGTCGTTTGATCTTTTTACTGCGTCCGTACCAAAACAAGAGAATATCGTGCAAAAGAAATTGGAAGAAACAAAAAAAATCTCCTTGGATTCGGTATATTTTGAAAGAGCCTCCTCGGTGTTGAAACCAGAATCGTCAGTTTCTTTGGATGCTATCGTTGATTATCTACATGAAAATTCTGACAAAAGGATGAAAATCATAGGTCATACAGATTTAACGGGAAACTTTGAAGACAACATGGTTCTCTCAAAGGAACGAGCGGACTCCGTTAAACAGTATTTAGTCTCTAAAGGTGTCGATCCAAAACGACTTTTGACAGATGGAAAAGGACCAACACAACCTATGGTCCAAGGTACGGATGAGGTCTCCTCTAAAAAAAATCGTCGAACTGAATTTGTCCTAATTGATCCTTAA
- the dnaX gene encoding DNA polymerase III subunit gamma/tau, producing MSENHQVLFRKYRPQFFRDVIYQDLAVGSLQNAFKSKKIGHAYIFIGPRGVGKTTIARILAKRLNCERPDGVEPCNECTSCLEITKGNSNDVFEIDAASNSGVDNIRELRENVKFNAMGGKYRVYILDEVHMLSGAAFNALLKTLEEPPAHVVFILATTEYHKIPETILSRCQDFHFRKVPVTVLQNYIESLCEKESLKYDSEGLFWIAKKGDGSVRDTLSFMEQAVIFTDGNLTGVKLRKMIGYHGIDTFTDFLNQILDFSQSAQIFETLENLFQAGIDLGKFVWDFIEFLNSLLLIKDNLADRESINIPQEDLQKLKQNYRELDREVLVLLAERIFAVHEKLNLMKLRSSYEMKVYLEIQFRKLILDREKPSVSGLLAKISELTKLVQGDISHIPDSLETPKKAVTTTNTEVTQKQVTVTNTDPGPTKTFSDKPVENREPETKQPSQPNPNLDVETKRTSEPKPNPPKPAATSPSAPEDMEKLLKEKFSGMEVDPNQFKNL from the coding sequence ATGAGCGAAAACCACCAAGTACTCTTTCGAAAATACAGACCCCAATTCTTTCGCGATGTAATTTACCAAGACCTTGCTGTCGGTTCCTTACAAAATGCATTTAAATCAAAAAAGATTGGTCATGCCTATATTTTCATTGGACCTCGTGGTGTTGGTAAAACAACCATTGCGAGAATTTTGGCCAAACGTCTGAATTGCGAACGCCCGGATGGAGTAGAACCTTGTAACGAATGTACATCTTGTTTAGAAATCACAAAAGGAAATTCTAACGATGTATTTGAAATTGATGCCGCATCCAATAGCGGGGTAGATAATATCCGCGAGTTACGTGAAAATGTAAAATTCAATGCGATGGGCGGAAAGTACCGTGTTTATATTTTGGACGAGGTCCATATGCTAAGCGGAGCTGCTTTTAATGCTCTGCTCAAAACATTAGAAGAACCACCGGCTCATGTTGTTTTTATTTTAGCAACTACCGAGTATCATAAAATTCCAGAAACAATCCTTTCACGCTGTCAAGATTTTCATTTTAGAAAAGTTCCTGTCACTGTTTTACAAAACTATATTGAATCTCTCTGTGAAAAAGAAAGTTTAAAGTATGATTCCGAAGGATTGTTTTGGATTGCTAAGAAAGGCGATGGTTCCGTTCGCGATACACTTTCCTTTATGGAACAAGCTGTTATTTTTACCGATGGAAATTTAACAGGCGTCAAACTAAGAAAAATGATTGGTTATCATGGAATTGATACCTTCACTGATTTTTTAAACCAAATACTAGATTTTTCCCAAAGTGCACAGATCTTTGAAACACTTGAAAATCTTTTCCAGGCAGGTATTGATCTTGGTAAGTTCGTTTGGGATTTTATTGAATTTTTAAATTCCCTCCTTCTCATCAAAGATAACTTAGCAGATCGAGAATCTATCAATATCCCTCAGGAAGATCTCCAAAAATTAAAACAAAATTATAGAGAATTAGATCGTGAGGTTTTAGTATTACTTGCCGAGCGGATTTTTGCTGTTCATGAAAAATTGAATCTAATGAAACTAAGAAGCTCCTACGAGATGAAAGTTTATTTAGAAATTCAATTTCGAAAATTAATTTTGGACAGAGAAAAACCGAGTGTATCGGGATTGTTGGCTAAAATATCAGAGCTCACCAAACTTGTCCAAGGTGATATCTCTCATATCCCTGACAGTTTAGAGACTCCCAAAAAAGCGGTTACCACAACTAATACTGAAGTTACACAAAAACAAGTTACTGTAACGAACACAGATCCAGGACCAACTAAAACCTTTTCTGATAAACCAGTAGAGAATCGGGAACCGGAAACAAAACAGCCTTCCCAACCAAATCCGAACTTGGATGTAGAAACAAAACGGACTTCGGAACCAAAGCCAAATCCTCCAAAACCCGCAGCTACAAGTCCATCTGCTCCAGAGGATATGGAAAAACTTTTGAAAGAAAAGTTTTCTGGGATGGAAGTTGATCCCAACCAATTTAAGAATTTATAA